The Penaeus vannamei isolate JL-2024 chromosome 16, ASM4276789v1, whole genome shotgun sequence genome includes a window with the following:
- the LOC113828641 gene encoding uncharacterized protein — translation MAASRPAIKTLSQQDVKDLLQDPSLRLLGSGASAKVYSVRYEGRTRALKVAHSPDIDVSSELVFLSSINGAGGAPVPLAVGTDPDALLMTFCGKRTLGDYVRRGPKSGAFSLLHLLTLAMRVTERLQELHRAGFVHCDLKANNVTVRLDSGRNVKSVHLIDFGLSVRIGTRLAPRKKRHNKQWYCDCRYNGSALQPSCDLPGLATVFATLFGDRDIPPSHDERPSLKKVRRRLAKACVFRLPSEEARRKPTAEEAAILTRFCADAALPVLSIPQLKQLQRQPCSVVERAASLTEFKVLLLRALKLRGRHGSQRLEGLCIERLSLVVVDAAPPAKRPREDEDEALETTAAEEQVARAPESKRARRH, via the exons ATGGCAGCTTCGAGGCCTGCGATAAAGACGCTTAGCCAGCAGGACGTGAAGGATCTCCTGCAGGATCCGAGCCTGAGGCTGCTGGGCTCTGGCGCCTCCGCCAAGGTTTATTCGGTTCGCTACGAAGGGCGGACTCGCGCACTCAAGGTCGCGCACAGCCCCGACATCGACGTCTCGAGCGAGTTGGTGTTCCTCTCGAGCATCAACGGGGCCGGCGGAGCCCCTGTGCCCTTGGCCGTGGGCACGGATCCCGACGCGCTGCTCATGACCTTCTGCGGGAAGCGCACCCTAGGCGACTACGTGAGGCGAGGGCCGAAGTCTGGCGCCTTTTCGCTCCTGCACTTGCTGACCCTGGCCATGCGCGTGACGGAGCGCCTTCAGGAGCTCCACCGCGCCGGCTTCGTCCACTGCGACCTGAAGGCTAACAATGTGACAGTCAGGCTGGACTCCGGACGGAACGTGAAGTCCGTCCATCTCATCGACTTCGGCCTCTCCGTCCGCATCGGGACGAGGCTCGCGCCTCGGAAGAAGAGGCACAACAAGCAGTGGTACTGCGACTGCCGCTACAACGGGTCCGCCCTGCAGCCGTCGTGTGACCTGCCCGGCCTCGCCACCGTCTTCGCGACGCTGTTCGGGGACAGAGACATCCC CCCCTCGCACGACGAGCGCCCCTCCCTCAAGAAGGTGCGGCGGCGGCTGGCCAAGGCCTGCGTCTTCCGTCTGCCGTCGGAGGAGGCGCGGAGGAAGCCCACGGCGGAGGAGGCCGCCATTTTGACTCGGTTCTGCGCCGACGCGGCCCTGCCCGTCCTCTCCATCCCGCAGCTGAAGCAGCTCCAGAGGCAGCCGTGCTCGGTGGTCGAGCGAGCGGCCAGTCTCACGGAGTTCAAGGTCCTCCTGCTGAGGGCCCTGAAGCTGCGGGGGCGCCATGGCAGTCAGCGCCTCGAGGGCCTCTGCATCGAGAGGCTGAGCCTCGTGGTCGTGGACGCCGCCCCGCCCGCCAAGCGGCCtcgcgaggacgaggacgaggcgcTGGAGACGACGGCCGCCGAGGAGCAGGTCGCCCGGGCGCCGGAGAGCAAGCGCGCCCGCAGACACTGA